In Erigeron canadensis isolate Cc75 chromosome 7, C_canadensis_v1, whole genome shotgun sequence, one DNA window encodes the following:
- the LOC122606504 gene encoding leucine-rich repeat receptor-like serine/threonine/tyrosine-protein kinase SOBIR1, which produces MATVIHLPLLIFLTLNLLINAKLNLDPNDHNALSAVFVNLGVSGKLQPPTNFCTAAGIFCERRTSNNSYTFKVTGMVLKSQRRKGSLSPEIGKLLELNVIDLSNNEFSGEVPTELCYLFRLRILDLSNNRFSGELGFLKYFPNLEKLSLENNMFTGKVPISLRSFRNLRFFNVSGNSLLDGPLPELRRLEYVAPEVKKYSYGRYKFIESTNSTNSKNGNSQFPATSPAPAPAEGRSVKHKKSNKKKILGWVLGFLGGSFGGILSALIFSVLFKMCLIMIKGSGDPSGPSIFSQSITAEELAFLEDDEAIRALQVIGRGGCGEVYKTDLPEGKIKTIAIKQVIQPSKDAAELTLEDTKTLNKKMRQIRSEIQTVGQIRHRNLLSLLAHVSRPTCHYLVYEYMKNGSLQDILQQVQDGRRELDWLARYKIAIGVATGLEYLHMNHTPRIVHRDLKPANVLLDDDMEARIADFGLAKSIPDAETHMTSSNVAGTLGYIAPEYHQTMKFTDKCDIYSFGVVLGVLVVGRLPSDDFFQHTSEVSLVKWMRKVMTSDDPKEAIDPSLLGNGYQEQMLLVLKIACFCTLDNPKERPNSKDCRIMLAQIEH; this is translated from the coding sequence ATGGCCACCGTAATCCATCTGCCACTACTCATTTTTCTCACATTAAATCTCTTAATTAATGCCAAGCTAAACCTCGACCCCAACGACCACAACGCTCTTTCCGCAGTTTTCGTGAACTTGGGTGTCTCCGGCAAGCTCCAGCCACCGACAAATTTTTGCACCGCAGCCGGAATTTTTTGTGAAAGGAGAACTTCAAATAATTCTTACACCTTTAAAGTCACTGGAATGGTGTTGAAAAGTCAACGCCGGAAAGGGTCTCTGTCGCCGGAGATTGGGAAGTTGTTGGAACTTAATGTTATTGATTTAAGTAACAATGAATTTTCCGGCGAAGTCCCGACGGAATTATGTTATCTTTTCCGGCTAAGGATACTTGATCTTTCTAATAATAGATTTTCCGGCGAGTTgggttttttaaaatattttccaaaccTTGAAAAACTATCACTTGAGAATAATATGTTCACCGGAAAAGTACCCATTTCGTTACGTTCGTTTCGGAATCTTCGGTTTTTTAATGTCTCCGGGAATAGTTTATTGGATGGTCCATTGCCGGAATTACGACGACTAGAATATGTGGCGCCGGAGGTGAAAAAGTATAGCTATGGACGATATAAATTTATTGAATCGACGAATTCAACGAATTCAAAAAATGGGAATTCTCAATTCCCGGCGACATCACCGGCGCCGGCACCGGCTGAGGGACGGAGTGTTAAACATAAAAAgagtaataaaaagaaaatattgggGTGGGTTCTTGGGTTTTTGGGTGGGTCATTTGGTGGGATTTTATCTGCACTCATATTTTCGGTTTTGTTtaaaatgtgtttgattatgatcAAAGGGAGTGGAGATCCATCTGGACCATCGATTTTCAGTCAATCGATAACTGCGGAGGAGCTCGCGTTTTTGGAGGACGACGAGGCGATTAGGGCATTACAAGTGATAGGAAGAGGTGGTTGTGGAGAAGTATACAAAACCGACTTGCCTGAAGGAAAGATTAAGACTATTGCGATTAAACAAGTCATACAACCATCAAAAGACGCGGCCGAGCTCACATTAGAGGACACGAAAACGCTCAACAAAAAAATGCGTCAAATTCGGTCAGAAATCCAAACGGTTGGTCAGATTCGCCATAGGAATCTCCTATCATTACTTGCTCATGTGTCGCGGCCGACTTGTCATTACCttgtatatgagtatatgaaAAACGGTAGCTTGCAAGACATTTTGCAACAAGTACAAGATGGTAGACGAGAACTAGATTGGCTTGCGAGATACAAGATTGCAATTGGGGTTGCAACCGGGCTTGAGTATCTCCACATGAATCACACGCCCCGTATAGTCCACCGAGACTTAAAGCCTGCAAATGTActccttgatgatgacatggaGGCCCGAATTGCTGATTTTGGGCTGGCAAAATCAATCCCAGACGCTGAAACACATATGACAAGTTCCAATGTTGCAGGTACATTAGGATACATTGCGCCCGAGTATCATCAAACCATGAAATTTACGGACAAATGTGACATCTATAGTTTTGGCGTGGTACTCGGCGTGTTGGTTGTGGGAAGACTTCCTTCTGACGACTTCTTTCAACACACTTCAGAAGTAAGTCTCGTTAAATGGATGAGAAAGGTTATGACATCTGATGACCCGAAAGAAGCAATTGACCCGAGCCTTTTAGGAAATGGGTATCAAGAACAGATGCTTCTTGTTCTTAAGATTGCTTGTTTTTGTACGCTTGATAATCCAAAAGAGAGGCCAAATAGTAAGGATTGTAGGATCATGTTGGCTCAAATCGAGCACTGA
- the LOC122606505 gene encoding aldehyde oxidase GLOX-like has protein sequence MDGTRAMYRSLECFILVLLLFNRVICTMSVSSHWNWKLLLNNTGVVAMHMAVTHHNNVVIFDQTGAGPSHYRLHRCKTRGSGSSCYAHSVEYDVLKNKVRALHLPSDTWCSSGSFLSNGSLLQTGGNGSGARRIRYYRPCTNSRCDWMELKKQLSIRRWYASSLYLPQENGVIVVGGQQAFSYEFVPNLGSSEQYNLPFLRHTYEKKSKGNNLYPFLHLLTDGHLFIFANRDSILLDYNRSKVVKKFPRMPGNGGRSYPSTGSSVILPLDYNDNFTKVEVMVCGGAAHGAYGAARRGKYLRALRSCGRMVITGEHHRWHMENMPGPRLMGDMLILPTGNILIINGAKRGCAGWNSASYPALEPYLYRPEHPSGRRFQVLRATKIARLYHSSAILLPDGRILVAGGNPNNRYISHGVAHPTELRLQALVPDYMSNRLDHLRPENVSVTYPQRIDGVALGDTFSVSFWLGAELGNLTVVVYAPPFTTHSLSMNQRMVRLECLSSVMGGPGLVAATVVAPPSIYVTPPGYYMLTVLNDGIPSRSSWIRIM, from the coding sequence ATGGATGGTACACGAGCCATGTATCGATCACTTGAGTGCTTCATACTTGTTCTTTTACTATTCAATCGAGTAATATGTACAATGTCTGTAAGTAGTCACTGGAATTGGAAACTTCTTTTGAACAATACGGGCGTTGTTGCTATGCACATGGCAGTGACTCACCACAACAACGTTGTCATCTTCGACCAGACCGGGGCGGGCCCATCACATTACAGGCTCCACAGGTGTAAGACTCGTGGTTCAGGCTCGTCATGCTATGCTCACTCAGTAGAGTATGATGTATTGAAGAATAAAGTTCGGGCTCTGCATCTTCCATCTGACACTTGGTGTTCATCGGGATCATTTTTAAGCAACGGAAGCCTACTTCAAACAGGTGGTAATGGGTCGGGTGCAAGAAGAATTAGATATTACAGGCCGTGTACTAATAGCCGATGCGATTGGATGGAACTAAAGAAGCAGTTGTCCATCAGACGCTGGTATGCATCCAGTTTATATCTCCCACAGGAAAATGGTGTTATAGTTGTTGGTGGGCAACAAGCTTTTAGTTATGAGTTTGTGCCGAACTTGGGCTCAAGTGAACAGTATAATCTTCCGTTTTTGCGCCATACATACGAGAAGAAGTCAAAAGGGAACAATTTATACCCCTTCTTACACTTATTAACTGATGGACATCTGTTCATATTTGCCAACCGGGATTCGATTCTGCTAGATTATAACAGATCGAAAGTTGTAAAAAAGTTCCCAAGGATGCCAGGAAACGGGGGCCGTAGCTATCCAAGCACCGGTTCTTCGGTAATTCTTCCATTAGACTATAACGACAACTTCACTAAAGTTGAAGTCATGGTTTGTGGTGGTGCGGCTCACGGAGCCTATGGTGCAGCACGACGGGGTAAATACTTGCGTGCTTTAAGATCATGTGGGAGAATGGTCATAACCGGAGAGCACCATAGGTGGCATATGGAGAACATGCCTGGACCACGGCTCATGGGTGATATGCTGATACTACCAACAGGAAACATCTTAATCATCAATGGTGCAAAACGGGGTTGTGCCGGATGGAATAGTGCATCATATCCTGCTCTTGAACCTTACCTTTACCGACCTGAACACCCATCAGGTCGGCGCTTCCAGGTTTTGAGGGCAACAAAAATAGCCCGTTTGTACCATTCATCCGCCATCTTATTACCTGATGGTAGGATCTTGGTAGCTGGCGGGAACCCGAATAACAGGTATATTTCACATGGGGTGGCTCACCCAACCGAGCTTAGGCTCCAAGCTCTTGTCCCGGATTACATGAGCAACCGGCTTGACCATCTACGACCAGAAAACGTGTCTGTTACCTACCCACAACGTATAGATGGTGTAGCGCTTGGGGATACTTTCAGTGTTAGTTTTTGGCTAGGGGCTGAGTTGGGAAATTTAACTGTAGTGGTCTATGCACCACCGTTTACAACACACTCGTTATCAATGAACCAAAGAATGGTGAGACTCGAGTGTTTGAGTTCAGTGATGGGCGGTCCGGGTCTAGTTGCGGCAACAGTGGTGGCTCCTCCTTCGATTTATGTTACACCACCGGGGTATTATATGTTAACAGTGCTTAATGATGGGATTCCAAGTCGATCTTCTTGGATTAGGATCATGTAG